One window from the genome of Tolypothrix sp. NIES-4075 encodes:
- a CDS encoding sensor histidine kinase KdpD, whose amino-acid sequence MNIKLSNSGSYYPIRSARRGKHKIFIGMAPGVGKTYRMLEEGHALKHEGIDVVVGLLETHGRKETAQKALMLEIIPRKEIPRSGLTLTEMDTDAILARSPQLVLIDELAHTNVPGQEREKRYQDVEIILAAGIDVYSTMNIQHLESLNDLVARITGVIVRERVPDRILDEANQIVVIDVTPETLQERLREGKIYDQPKIQQSLDNFFQRRNLIALRELALREVADNIEEDAIASTPAGQLCNIHERVLVCVSTYPNSVQLLRRGARLANYMNAPLFTVFVKEKDRFLTKEESLYIETCEKLCKEFEGNFIHISSNDVAGAIAEVAKQYRITQIVIGGSQRTRWQILWKGSLTQTLVRLLKNVDLHIIATEKNNSTQS is encoded by the coding sequence ATGAACATTAAACTTTCAAATTCTGGAAGTTATTATCCTATACGTTCGGCGCGGCGGGGCAAACATAAAATATTTATTGGTATGGCTCCTGGTGTGGGCAAAACCTACCGGATGTTGGAAGAAGGACACGCACTCAAACATGAGGGAATTGATGTTGTTGTTGGGCTTTTGGAAACCCACGGACGTAAGGAAACGGCACAAAAAGCGCTCATGTTGGAAATCATACCGCGTAAGGAAATTCCTCGCAGCGGATTGACTTTGACGGAAATGGATACGGATGCAATTTTAGCGCGATCGCCTCAGCTAGTATTAATCGATGAACTCGCACATACCAATGTCCCAGGTCAAGAGCGTGAAAAACGCTATCAAGATGTAGAAATCATATTGGCAGCAGGCATTGATGTATACTCCACAATGAATATTCAACATTTGGAAAGTCTCAATGACCTGGTAGCGCGAATTACTGGGGTGATAGTACGAGAACGGGTTCCCGATCGCATTTTAGACGAAGCAAATCAAATTGTTGTTATAGATGTAACACCAGAAACTCTCCAAGAACGCTTGCGAGAAGGCAAAATTTATGATCAACCAAAAATTCAACAATCCCTTGATAATTTCTTTCAACGTCGCAATCTGATAGCTTTGCGGGAATTGGCTTTGCGGGAAGTCGCAGACAACATTGAAGAAGATGCGATCGCTTCCACCCCCGCAGGACAACTATGTAATATTCACGAGCGGGTTTTGGTGTGTGTATCCACCTATCCCAACTCAGTACAATTATTGCGTCGAGGAGCTAGGCTTGCTAATTATATGAATGCCCCTCTTTTTACTGTGTTTGTTAAAGAAAAAGACCGCTTCCTTACCAAGGAGGAAAGTTTATATATCGAAACTTGTGAGAAACTGTGTAAAGAATTTGAAGGAAATTTTATTCATATCAGCAGTAATGATGTGGCTGGTGCGATCGCAGAAGTCGCGAAACAATATCGCATCACCCAGATTGTAATTGGCGGAAGTCAGCGAACGCGCTGG
- the kdpC gene encoding K(+)-transporting ATPase subunit C produces the protein MSIVREAIRAIRITLVLWLLTAIIYPLFILLIAQVPFLQEKANGSIIYNFKDEPIGSALIGQQFRDERYFHGRPSTVRYSQGKQAKPTGISGASNLAPSNPKLLKRIVEQANQLKDENIQPLPDLIYTSGSGLDPHISIKAAREQLDRVARARGVREDEIRPLLDKYTDKRFLGIFGEPGVNVLRLNYALDLQELNRRQNQ, from the coding sequence ATGTCTATTGTGAGAGAAGCTATCAGAGCAATTCGCATTACATTGGTTCTCTGGTTGCTGACAGCAATTATTTATCCTTTATTTATTCTCTTGATAGCTCAGGTTCCCTTCCTTCAAGAAAAGGCTAATGGCAGTATCATATATAATTTCAAAGATGAACCAATTGGTTCGGCTTTGATTGGACAACAGTTCAGAGATGAGCGTTATTTTCATGGTCGTCCCAGTACGGTGAGATACAGCCAAGGAAAACAAGCCAAACCAACCGGGATATCTGGCGCCAGCAATCTCGCTCCCAGTAATCCAAAATTGCTCAAACGAATTGTAGAGCAAGCAAACCAACTCAAAGATGAGAATATTCAACCCCTCCCCGATTTAATTTATACATCTGGTTCGGGTTTAGACCCGCATATATCAATAAAAGCAGCGCGGGAGCAGTTAGATCGAGTTGCTCGCGCTCGTGGTGTCCGCGAAGATGAAATACGTCCTTTACTTGATAAGTATACCGATAAAAGATTTTTAGGGATTTTTGGAGAACCTGGAGTTAATGTTTTGCGATTGAATTATGCTCTCGACCTCCAAGAACTTAATCGCAGGCAAAATCAATAA
- a CDS encoding potassium-transporting ATPase subunit F — translation MKRVNLEYKFLAMDAVQAILFVWWRWYKQKLPLVLFLVLCLNLVIAPVVYATDGTLERRYAWAIGILGFVTLALVIYLFDVIFHPERY, via the coding sequence ATGAAAAGAGTTAATTTAGAATATAAGTTTTTAGCAATGGATGCAGTACAGGCAATTTTGTTTGTTTGGTGGCGATGGTATAAACAAAAATTACCGCTCGTTCTTTTTCTCGTCCTATGTTTGAATTTGGTAATTGCTCCAGTTGTTTATGCTACTGATGGCACTTTGGAACGTCGTTATGCTTGGGCGATCGGTATTTTAGGATTTGTGACTTTGGCACTTGTAATTTATCTATTTGATGTAATTTTTCACCCAGAACGTTATTAA
- the kdpB gene encoding potassium-transporting ATPase subunit KdpB — MNPVATTPKNKPPRTLKSDRRQSPKKSKVNNKGLYLRAVKDAFVKLNPKYAIKNPVMFLVWVGTIITLLVTIDPYLFGQVPGNNLQRFNGLITGILFFTVWFANFAEAVAEGRGKAKADALRSTKSETLAKKLSPDGSITEVSSTSLRQSDTVYVVAGDIIPADGEVIMGVASVDESAITGESAPVLKESGSDVASSVTGGTRIISDELIIRITADPGKGFIDRMIALVEGAERSKTPNEIALTVLLAVLTLIFLFVVVTLPAIAFYVKSSISVPILIALLVALIPTTIGGLLSAIGIAGMDRVAQFNVIATSGRAVEACGDVNTLVLDKTGTITLGNRLAEEFIPINGHSIEEIASVALAASVFDDTPEGKSIVRLAEKLGAKVEFDRNQSEPVDFSAKTRMSGTNLPGGYQARKGAVRAILGFVRSRNGQDSPELNTAYEQVSQQGGTPLAVCLDQEIYGIIYLKDIVKPGLRERFDQLRRMGVRTIMLTGDNRITASVIAQEAGVDDFIAEATPEDKISVIQSEQAKGKLVAMTGDGTNDAPALAQANVGVAMNTGTQAAKEAANMVDLDSDPTKLIDIVSIGKQLLITRGALTTFSLANDIAKYFAIIPVLFATANLESLNIMKLTSTNSAILSALIYNALIIPALIPLALRGVKFRPLTANQLLQRNILIYGLGGVIAPFIAIKLIDMLITVVGLA; from the coding sequence ATGAATCCCGTTGCAACTACTCCCAAAAATAAACCTCCACGTACTCTCAAGAGCGATCGCCGTCAATCGCCGAAAAAGTCTAAAGTAAATAATAAAGGACTTTATCTAAGAGCAGTTAAAGATGCTTTTGTCAAGCTAAATCCCAAATATGCAATCAAAAACCCAGTTATGTTTTTGGTTTGGGTAGGCACAATTATTACTCTTTTAGTTACGATTGATCCTTACCTATTTGGACAAGTCCCAGGCAATAATTTACAACGTTTTAACGGCTTGATTACCGGGATTTTATTCTTTACTGTCTGGTTTGCCAATTTTGCCGAAGCCGTTGCCGAAGGACGCGGTAAAGCTAAAGCTGACGCTTTGCGCTCAACTAAGTCAGAAACTCTCGCGAAAAAACTCTCCCCTGATGGTTCAATTACCGAAGTATCTTCCACCAGCCTCAGACAAAGTGATACTGTATATGTTGTTGCTGGTGATATTATTCCCGCTGATGGAGAAGTGATTATGGGTGTCGCTTCGGTGGATGAATCGGCAATAACTGGCGAATCTGCACCAGTATTGAAGGAATCAGGCTCGGATGTTGCTAGTTCAGTTACTGGTGGCACACGGATTATTTCTGATGAATTAATTATCCGGATTACAGCCGACCCAGGTAAAGGCTTTATTGACCGGATGATCGCTTTAGTGGAAGGTGCAGAACGCAGCAAAACACCGAATGAAATTGCTTTGACGGTATTATTGGCAGTTCTTACCTTGATATTTTTATTTGTCGTGGTGACATTGCCAGCGATCGCCTTTTATGTCAAAAGTTCAATTAGCGTACCAATTTTAATTGCTTTGTTGGTAGCGTTAATCCCGACAACCATCGGCGGATTACTGAGTGCGATCGGTATTGCCGGTATGGATCGAGTTGCCCAATTTAACGTTATTGCTACTTCAGGACGAGCAGTAGAAGCCTGCGGAGACGTTAACACCTTAGTTCTCGATAAAACAGGTACAATAACCCTTGGCAACCGCTTGGCAGAAGAATTCATCCCGATAAACGGTCACTCAATCGAGGAAATTGCTAGTGTAGCTTTGGCAGCTAGCGTATTTGATGATACACCAGAAGGAAAATCGATTGTCCGGCTGGCAGAAAAGTTAGGGGCAAAAGTTGAATTTGACCGCAATCAGTCAGAACCAGTTGACTTTTCCGCCAAAACGCGCATGAGCGGTACTAACTTACCAGGTGGATATCAAGCACGGAAGGGAGCAGTACGAGCAATTCTGGGATTTGTGCGTTCTCGTAACGGACAAGATTCCCCAGAACTTAACACTGCTTACGAACAAGTTTCTCAACAGGGAGGTACACCCCTAGCCGTTTGCCTAGATCAAGAAATTTACGGCATCATCTATCTTAAAGATATTGTCAAACCCGGTCTTCGCGAACGTTTTGACCAGTTGCGACGCATGGGTGTCCGTACCATCATGCTGACCGGCGACAATCGTATTACCGCTTCTGTAATTGCCCAGGAAGCTGGAGTTGATGACTTTATTGCCGAAGCAACACCAGAAGATAAAATTTCCGTGATTCAAAGCGAACAGGCAAAAGGCAAACTTGTAGCAATGACGGGGGACGGTACTAACGATGCTCCTGCCCTCGCTCAAGCAAATGTCGGCGTAGCAATGAATACTGGTACTCAGGCAGCCAAAGAAGCCGCAAACATGGTAGATTTGGACTCCGATCCCACCAAGCTAATTGATATCGTTTCTATTGGTAAACAATTGCTGATTACTCGTGGGGCATTAACTACATTTTCCCTCGCCAATGATATTGCTAAATATTTTGCGATTATCCCAGTGCTATTTGCTACTGCTAATCTGGAAAGTTTGAATATCATGAAATTGACCAGTACTAATTCTGCCATACTATCAGCGTTGATTTACAATGCTCTAATTATTCCGGCTTTGATTCCTTTGGCGTTACGAGGTGTGAAGTTTAGACCGCTAACTGCTAATCAATTGCTACAACGTAATATCTTAATTTATGGGTTGGGTGGGGTGATTGCACCATTTATTGCAATTAAATTGATTGACATGTTGATTACGGTGGTAGGGTTAGCGTGA
- the kdpA gene encoding potassium-transporting ATPase subunit KdpA, with translation MGQGLLQIGLTLCIVIGITPLLGKYIARVFLGEKTLLDLGMQPVERLIYTLAGVSKQDNMTGWQYARAILYSNFVMGVFVYLLIALQKFLPFNPTRLNMPSWDTVLHTAISFLTNTDQQHYAGETTLSYFSQTAALGFLMFTSAATGLAVGIAFIRGLTGRPLGNFYVDLTRGITRILLPISVIGAIALLLTGVPQTLAAPQVVRTLEGATQYIARGPVASFEIIKQLGENGGGFFGVNSAHPFENPNGVSNLIEEIAMISIPAALIYTYGLFANNTKQAWRLFWMVFVIFVVLVGVTAAGELQGNPLINTALGTDQPNLEGKEVRFAWAQTALWAVMTTATMCGAVNGMHDSLMPGGGFSTLFNLFLQIIWGGQGTGTAYLFIYLILTVFLTGLMVGRTPEFFGRKIEKREIVLASIVLLVHPIVVLIPSAIALTSPNTLSGITNPGFHGISQVVYEYASAAANNGSGFAGLANSQPAPTALWWNLSTCVSILVGRYVPIIAILLLADSMAHKQTVAETPGILRTDSLVFTTVTAGVILILGVLTFFPVLALGPIAEGFKLALR, from the coding sequence ATGGGACAAGGTTTGTTGCAAATTGGGCTAACGCTCTGCATTGTCATAGGAATAACTCCGCTTCTGGGTAAATACATAGCCCGTGTCTTCCTAGGAGAAAAAACGCTACTTGACTTAGGAATGCAGCCTGTAGAAAGACTTATTTATACATTAGCAGGTGTCAGCAAGCAAGATAACATGACTGGTTGGCAGTATGCGCGGGCAATACTGTACAGTAATTTTGTTATGGGCGTTTTCGTATATCTGTTAATAGCGCTTCAGAAATTCTTGCCTTTCAATCCCACGCGGTTAAATATGCCAAGCTGGGATACAGTCTTACACACTGCAATTTCATTTCTGACAAATACCGATCAACAACATTACGCCGGCGAGACAACCTTAAGTTATTTCAGCCAGACAGCAGCTTTAGGCTTTTTGATGTTTACCTCAGCAGCAACGGGGTTAGCGGTAGGAATAGCTTTTATTCGCGGCTTAACAGGTAGACCTTTAGGAAATTTTTACGTCGATCTGACTCGTGGCATCACACGGATTTTACTACCAATTTCCGTGATTGGAGCGATCGCCTTACTTTTAACAGGTGTACCGCAAACATTAGCTGCACCGCAAGTTGTCAGAACCCTCGAAGGAGCAACGCAGTACATCGCCAGAGGTCCTGTCGCATCCTTTGAGATAATCAAACAACTAGGCGAAAATGGCGGCGGTTTTTTTGGGGTTAACTCGGCACATCCTTTTGAAAACCCAAATGGTGTTTCTAATTTAATCGAAGAAATCGCCATGATTTCGATTCCAGCGGCATTGATTTATACCTATGGTTTATTTGCCAACAACACCAAACAAGCTTGGCGGCTTTTTTGGATGGTATTTGTGATTTTTGTAGTTTTAGTTGGCGTTACAGCCGCAGGTGAACTGCAAGGAAATCCTTTAATCAATACCGCCTTAGGAACAGATCAGCCGAATTTAGAAGGCAAAGAAGTCAGATTTGCCTGGGCACAAACTGCATTATGGGCAGTCATGACCACTGCAACCATGTGCGGCGCTGTCAACGGTATGCACGATTCTCTCATGCCGGGTGGTGGCTTTTCAACCCTTTTCAACTTATTTTTGCAGATTATTTGGGGTGGTCAAGGAACAGGCACTGCTTACTTATTCATTTACCTAATTCTCACCGTATTTCTGACTGGGCTGATGGTGGGACGCACTCCAGAATTTTTCGGACGCAAAATTGAAAAGCGAGAAATCGTCCTTGCTAGCATAGTTTTGCTAGTTCACCCAATTGTAGTTTTAATTCCCAGCGCGATCGCCTTAACTTCTCCCAACACTTTGTCTGGAATTACCAACCCAGGTTTTCACGGTATCTCCCAAGTAGTGTACGAATACGCTTCAGCTGCGGCTAACAACGGTTCTGGGTTTGCAGGGTTAGCTAATAGCCAACCTGCACCTACAGCTTTATGGTGGAACTTAAGTACTTGTGTGAGCATCTTAGTAGGACGCTACGTACCAATTATCGCCATCCTACTTTTAGCTGACAGTATGGCACATAAACAAACAGTGGCAGAAACCCCCGGTATCCTCAGAACCGATTCTTTGGTATTTACTACTGTTACAGCTGGAGTAATTCTGATTTTAGGAGTATTGACATTCTTCCCCGTTTTAGCATTAGGTCCCATCGCCGAAGGTTTTAAACTCGCGCTCCGGTAG
- the priA gene encoding primosomal protein N', which yields MYSNGVSLFPLVVAEPSSSYESGKAVEQWIEVLVDCPRSSTQAATQEDKEKLFTYRIPERLEVKPGDILSVPFGAQQLGAIAIRLLTQPHKDIPREKIRDVEDVIHSGFFQDNYWTLIERVSQYYYTQLIQVIRVALPPGLLGRSQRRIRLVLTDTSLNSSTTEAFLSNAARQIVELLRSSAAGDYSFTYLQQKVKGAYRGVRELSRCGMVQSYLEPPQQIKPKLQKAVTMVGSSFDRDLTTRQREILEVLRRHGGELWQTELLQICSTSSSTLKTLEIKGYIVIQEREILRRETPASGINSEQAKSLTQAQSQALATINQLNGYAEVLLHGVTGSGKTEVYLQAIAPLLNQNKSALVLVPEIGLTPQLTDRFRARFGNKVSVYHSALNDGERYDTWRQMLTGEAQVVIGTRSAVFAPLPNLGLIILDEEHDSSFKQDSPIPTYHARTVAKWRAELENCPLILGSATPSLESWLSVREEGRQGSIFSPLSPLSSPASPASPASPASPASPSPHHYLPLPERIYSRPLPPVEVVDMRLELQQGNRSIFSRSLQSALLQLQERQQQGILFIHRRGHSTFVSCRSCGYVLECPHCDVSLAYHHTEEGAPQLLRCHYCNFARSHPQNCPECSSPYLKFFGSGTQRVAQELARQFPELRFIRFDSDTTRNKGAHRTLLTKFANGEAELLIGTQMLTKGLDLPQVTLVGVVAADGLLNLSDYRASERAFQTLTQVAGRAGRGDDPGKAIIQTYTPEHPVIEAVQRHDYESFIHTELEQRQALNYPPYGRLILLRLSSLDAIQVQNAAQIIATTLNSREGFEILGPAPASILRVANRYRWQILIKFAPDALPQLPDWEEVRSLCPASVSLTIDVDPLHMM from the coding sequence ATGTATAGTAATGGCGTAAGTTTATTTCCATTGGTAGTAGCCGAACCGAGTAGTTCATACGAATCGGGCAAAGCTGTTGAGCAGTGGATCGAAGTGCTGGTAGACTGTCCGAGAAGCTCAACACAAGCTGCAACACAGGAAGATAAGGAAAAACTGTTTACGTATCGAATCCCAGAACGGTTAGAAGTAAAACCAGGAGATATTTTAAGTGTGCCATTCGGAGCGCAACAGTTAGGAGCGATCGCCATTCGATTATTAACACAACCACACAAGGACATACCACGAGAAAAAATAAGAGATGTCGAAGATGTAATTCATAGCGGTTTTTTTCAAGATAACTACTGGACACTGATAGAAAGGGTATCGCAGTATTATTACACACAACTAATTCAAGTGATACGAGTCGCATTACCGCCGGGATTATTAGGGCGATCGCAACGGCGTATTCGTTTGGTTTTAACAGACACATCCCTTAATTCTTCCACTACTGAAGCTTTCTTGTCGAATGCAGCGCGGCAAATTGTAGAACTTCTGCGTTCCTCAGCAGCAGGAGATTACAGCTTCACCTACCTTCAGCAAAAAGTCAAGGGAGCATATCGAGGAGTACGCGAGTTGTCGCGATGCGGTATGGTACAAAGCTATTTAGAACCGCCACAACAGATTAAACCAAAGCTGCAAAAAGCAGTCACAATGGTAGGAAGTAGCTTTGATCGTGACTTAACAACTCGCCAAAGAGAAATTTTAGAAGTATTGCGGCGACACGGCGGCGAGTTATGGCAAACTGAATTATTGCAAATTTGTAGTACTAGTTCTTCTACCCTAAAAACGCTGGAAATAAAGGGTTATATTGTTATTCAAGAACGGGAAATATTGCGAAGGGAAACTCCGGCGAGTGGAATAAATTCCGAGCAAGCGAAATCATTAACACAAGCTCAATCGCAAGCGTTAGCAACAATAAATCAACTAAATGGATATGCTGAAGTTTTATTGCATGGGGTGACAGGTTCCGGAAAAACCGAAGTATATTTGCAAGCGATCGCACCCCTACTCAATCAAAATAAATCTGCCCTCGTTTTAGTTCCAGAAATTGGACTTACACCGCAATTAACCGATCGCTTTCGCGCTAGATTTGGTAACAAAGTCAGCGTTTATCACAGCGCTCTAAATGACGGTGAACGTTACGATACCTGGCGACAAATGCTCACAGGAGAAGCGCAAGTAGTCATCGGCACTCGAAGCGCCGTTTTTGCACCTTTGCCAAACTTGGGTTTAATCATCTTAGACGAAGAACACGACAGCAGCTTTAAACAAGACTCACCCATCCCCACCTACCACGCGCGAACCGTAGCCAAATGGCGAGCCGAATTAGAAAATTGTCCTTTAATTTTAGGTTCCGCCACCCCTTCGTTAGAAAGTTGGTTAAGCGTCAGGGAGGAGGGACGACAAGGAAGCATCTTTTCTCCCTTGTCTCCCCTATCTTCCCCTGCTTCCCCTGCTTCCCCTGCCTCCCCTGCCTCCCCTGCCTCCCCATCTCCCCATCACTACCTCCCCCTCCCCGAACGCATTTACTCGCGTCCTTTACCGCCGGTGGAAGTGGTGGATATGCGACTAGAGTTGCAGCAGGGAAATCGTTCTATATTTAGTAGGTCGCTGCAATCGGCTTTGCTACAGTTGCAAGAAAGGCAACAACAGGGAATTTTATTTATCCATCGCCGGGGACACAGTACTTTTGTGTCTTGCCGCAGTTGCGGATATGTGCTGGAATGTCCTCATTGTGATGTTTCGCTAGCGTATCATCATACCGAAGAAGGAGCGCCGCAATTATTGCGCTGTCATTACTGTAACTTTGCGCGATCGCATCCTCAAAATTGTCCCGAATGCAGTTCGCCTTACTTAAAATTCTTTGGTAGCGGTACGCAGCGAGTCGCCCAAGAATTAGCGCGACAGTTTCCCGAATTGCGTTTCATTCGGTTTGATAGCGATACCACCCGCAATAAAGGCGCACACCGCACGCTATTAACTAAATTTGCCAACGGTGAAGCTGAATTATTAATAGGTACGCAAATGCTCACCAAAGGATTAGATTTGCCCCAAGTCACATTAGTCGGTGTAGTTGCGGCTGATGGGTTGTTAAATTTATCAGATTATCGCGCCAGCGAACGCGCATTTCAAACTTTAACCCAAGTAGCCGGACGTGCTGGTAGAGGTGACGATCCTGGTAAGGCAATTATCCAAACTTACACACCCGAACATCCAGTAATTGAAGCAGTGCAAAGGCATGATTATGAGTCTTTTATTCATACGGAATTAGAACAAAGACAAGCTTTAAATTATCCTCCTTATGGGAGATTGATTTTATTGCGCTTAAGTAGTTTAGATGCGATTCAAGTACAAAATGCCGCGCAAATTATCGCAACAACTTTGAATTCCAGAGAGGGATTTGAGATATTGGGACCAGCACCTGCGAGTATTTTAAGAGTAGCAAATCGTTATCGCTGGCAGATATTAATTAAGTTTGCCCCTGATGCTTTGCCACAATTGCCAGATTGGGAAGAAGTGCGATCGCTTTGTCCTGCATCTGTTAGCTTGACAATAGATGTAGACCCATTACATATGATGTAA
- a CDS encoding RpoD/SigA family RNA polymerase sigma factor codes for MYQTKQQSLKETMNIAELGTMELLVENAVESEVPLELEAVADEYSAIAESLVETDERDGDQMAAARPSGYNKTEHDDAVGAFFKEMARYPLLKADEEVELARRVRFNEEVRELQVSLSEKLGEQASKEKVASSLEMTEKQLESRLYQGRVAKRKMIRSNLRLVVSIAKRYLNRGVPFLDLIQEGAMGLNRATEKFDPDKGYKFSTYAYWWIRQAITRAIANDARTIRLPIHIVEKLNKLKKAQRELKQKLCRNPTEAEMAEVLEIPLPQLRQLQQLRRQALSLNHRVGKEEDTELMDLLEDEDNQSPEAKMNENMMRQEIWEVLGDVLTPREKDVISLRYGLTTSEPCTLEEVGNMFNLSRERVRQIQSKAMRKLRRPHIAKRLKGWLV; via the coding sequence ATGTACCAAACAAAGCAACAATCCCTTAAGGAAACTATGAATATTGCTGAATTGGGAACAATGGAATTACTAGTAGAAAATGCTGTTGAGAGTGAAGTACCACTCGAACTAGAAGCAGTAGCAGATGAATATAGCGCGATCGCCGAATCTCTAGTAGAAACAGATGAACGCGATGGCGATCAAATGGCGGCAGCGCGACCATCCGGATATAATAAAACCGAGCATGATGATGCTGTCGGCGCGTTTTTTAAAGAAATGGCGCGTTATCCTTTACTCAAAGCCGACGAAGAAGTGGAATTAGCGCGGCGAGTGCGGTTTAATGAAGAAGTAAGGGAATTACAAGTTTCGTTGAGCGAAAAATTGGGTGAACAAGCTAGTAAGGAAAAAGTCGCATCCTCACTAGAAATGACCGAAAAGCAACTAGAAAGTCGCTTGTATCAAGGTAGAGTAGCGAAGCGGAAAATGATTCGCTCAAATCTACGGTTGGTAGTGTCAATTGCGAAACGATATCTCAATCGCGGAGTACCTTTTTTGGATTTAATTCAGGAAGGGGCAATGGGGTTAAATCGCGCTACAGAAAAATTCGATCCAGATAAGGGATATAAATTTTCGACATACGCTTATTGGTGGATTAGACAAGCAATTACGCGAGCGATCGCTAATGATGCGCGGACAATTCGCTTACCAATCCATATTGTTGAAAAACTTAACAAACTCAAAAAAGCGCAACGCGAACTCAAACAAAAACTTTGTCGCAATCCCACAGAAGCGGAAATGGCAGAGGTTTTAGAAATACCTTTGCCACAACTACGTCAACTACAACAACTACGTCGCCAAGCACTTTCTCTCAACCACCGCGTCGGTAAAGAAGAAGACACGGAATTGATGGATTTGTTAGAAGACGAAGATAATCAATCTCCCGAAGCAAAAATGAATGAAAACATGATGCGTCAGGAGATTTGGGAAGTCTTGGGTGATGTGTTGACACCACGAGAAAAAGACGTAATTTCTCTGCGGTATGGTTTGACTACCAGCGAACCGTGTACCTTAGAAGAAGTAGGCAATATGTTTAATTTGTCTCGCGAACGAGTACGACAAATTCAAAGCAAAGCCATGCGAAAATTGCGCCGTCCTCACATAGCTAAACGCTTGAAAGGTTGGTTGGTTTAA
- a CDS encoding GNAT family N-acetyltransferase: protein MTSCRDLNLRFAEPADCTVLFELIQALAEYEKLSHAVTGNAQSLKEHLFGSNKYVEAILAEYAGQAVGFALFFHNYSTFLTKPGIYLEDLFVLPKYRRKGIGKALLTKLAQIAVQRNCGRLEWSVLDWNEPAIAFYRSMGASILDDWRICRVTEFGEWLVDS, encoded by the coding sequence ATGACTTCTTGTCGCGATTTGAATTTGCGGTTTGCTGAACCAGCAGATTGCACTGTCCTGTTTGAATTAATTCAGGCGTTGGCAGAGTATGAAAAATTATCTCATGCCGTTACTGGTAATGCTCAATCTCTAAAAGAGCATTTATTTGGCTCTAATAAATATGTTGAAGCGATTTTAGCAGAATATGCAGGGCAAGCTGTCGGCTTTGCCCTGTTTTTTCATAATTATTCCACATTTCTCACCAAACCAGGAATTTATTTAGAAGATTTGTTTGTTTTACCGAAATATCGACGAAAAGGTATTGGCAAAGCTTTGTTGACAAAGTTAGCTCAAATAGCCGTGCAAAGAAATTGTGGACGCTTAGAGTGGAGTGTTTTGGATTGGAACGAGCCAGCGATCGCATTCTACCGCAGCATGGGAGCCTCTATTTTAGATGATTGGCGAATTTGTCGGGTTACAGAATTCGGGGAGTGGTTAGTGGATAGTTGA
- the petJ gene encoding cytochrome c6 PetJ codes for MKKILSVLLLCVTIFTFAFNSPALADAVSGKKIFTANCASCHAGGKNLVQAQKTLKKEALEKYGMNSQEAIIAQVTNGKGAMPAFKARLKQAQIEDVAAYVLDQANNKGWK; via the coding sequence ATGAAAAAGATTCTTTCGGTATTGTTGTTATGCGTAACAATTTTTACCTTTGCCTTCAACAGTCCAGCTTTAGCAGACGCAGTTAGTGGAAAGAAAATTTTTACCGCTAATTGCGCTTCTTGTCATGCTGGTGGTAAAAACTTAGTTCAAGCTCAAAAAACTCTGAAGAAAGAAGCTTTAGAAAAGTATGGCATGAACTCACAAGAAGCGATTATTGCCCAAGTTACCAATGGTAAAGGTGCTATGCCAGCTTTTAAAGCTCGTTTAAAACAGGCTCAGATTGAAGATGTAGCTGCTTACGTGTTGGATCAGGCTAACAATAAAGGTTGGAAGTAA